In Lathyrus oleraceus cultivar Zhongwan6 chromosome 2, CAAS_Psat_ZW6_1.0, whole genome shotgun sequence, the DNA window GACTACATCAACAtagatcagaagtgcattctgtactgcatccACAAGGGGCTGAAACTATGTCTGCCAGCACTgctcttcaagtacctcagagactctgtcaaagataccagaaacaacatgaagaccaAAAACTACATTCCTATGGGAAGACTTATCTCAGATGTTCTAATCGAGAGTAGCTTAGTGGATCACCTGATCCATCACAATTTAATGGAGGTTGTCACCGTTGACATCGAGAGACCTCTGAATGCtcggaatctgaagagcatggggataATTGATCAAGTCAGAGCTAAACCAACTCTAGGCACTTCCTGGGAAGCACTCAAGGATTAGAGGAAGATTCCCAACGGTCTCTATCtgttctccaagattgaccctccagAAGTGGTAGCTTACTATCTACAAGATCTTGCTAATCAAGGGGTGGACATCTCTGAGTTTTGAGTAGACTGACTACCTGAGCATCCACCAAACAtcatgaagaggatgcgagagccCTCTGAGAAGTCCAAGAAGGCAAAGTTGGGAGAAACTTTTGGGTCAAGACCTCCAGTCCCTCTGGCTGACTCTCCAAGTAAGTCTATACCTCTTTCCCGCTCTGTAAAACTTAAACCtattgcttcttctcttccccaaaccacTCCCATCTACACCTCATATGAAACACCCccctcaaccaccagaacctctaagccccccccccccaCTCTAAAATTTAACCTTGCTACCACCATAGTACCCGTTTCTgaagcagaaatgctgaatgaaactACCTCACCTTCTTCATCATCCTCACCTCAATCCCCACCATACTATGTCTTTTCCTCTGACAACGAACCCTCTGACCCTCAATACCCCACTCTAGCTCAGTTTCATGCTCGTGCACTGGCCTCTCAACAGCCATCACAAACTATACCTGAACCAGAAGTCACCTCTCTACCCCCTGAACAACAAAATCCAACTACATCCGAACAACCTCAAACACCACCACCTGCACAACAACCTAATCCACCTCCTGAACAACCAATCCACTCACCATCTGAACCTTAACCAAATCCACAACCTGAACAAACCACACCACCCCCCTCGGCCATTCCCACACTACCAACCTCCATTGCCACTATCACTCTCATTCTAAATCTTGATGACACCAATCAAACTTCTCCATCCTCCCCAGCCTCTGCCtcttgtaataccccaaaatttacccttcatttttcctggaagcatacgctttacacatcatgcatgcattcatttttaggtcatttagcatttgcatttcatcatggcaatcggaatcggatccaagaagcttgaacatcatccaggacactttgtgggctatatttagatgatcagtcaacacaagggaaagacttgagttacttccaacaggggtctattcgtcagtcaaaacgttaatcttgaaggagcaaaggtttgttcatgagctgtcatgctccCTAGGagaagcccacgtgttttgaaagaaaaaaacgaagaaaaaaaaacgaaaaacgaaaaataaaaaaaaataaaaaaataaataaataaataaaagaaaaaatcttggacttggacctctctcatttgagcccacaggtccacaaaaatcaggttataaattcagagtttgagtgaaacaaaaggcaattctattcctgttaccctgtctgggaaaaagatagtgagagaagaaccctggggaaaaagatagtgagagaagagctaacagagttcagagcagcctctaaaccctgaagggaactcaactgcacagaatcacctttgcctcacataaaccctaaagattgttttgtaaacctcacgggtgcaactcaatttcaatcaagctctccaatcaggtttgcccttattcccattacctttgagctttgaatttgaatactctgaatgtttgaggtattatgggtgaatttgatacccttttgatgcatgtcttttttgtgaattttaatggcatgattcatgtggttacattttgatttgggggcaacccttgattaccctattttttttgtctataacctgtttgttgagtttttgtgagggctcacatgacttttgcagggataaattgcgtggttttccactttatttgtgggataccgcctggaggtttcattctgattacctgtactgactcactttctttgatggtgtttagcttggaaggatccctgggtttcccattcctctaattgctgttacttcggatctttatccgcgtggtacttttacatttttcccgcattttactactttcctagctggaagacctcgataggaggcaatgtttttgtgtgtttatttttttttacaggttccttcgtccaggactctttttgcatgagtttaccaaaccctaacccttcattgatttttcttctcctaaacacacgtttactccttctactacaggcgagtaagtctccaaaggtcgagcatccggtagattgcgtagtaacgtcgttcgtccaaaacccaatacataaccctgtagttagccgaactacggcttgctctgattctcattccatatgagatacgtaggcataagacgcgatgtcttagcgagcacacatccccccaacccataggtcagccgagctacgaagactctgattcttatattcatatgagatacgtatgcagtggatgcgacatccgcgcgagtcattttcatttaaccccttttttagtaaacagcacaagataaactaacaccctttagacaagaactacaaaagtggatcccatagagtactacggatgcgtaggggtgctaataccttcccttcgcataaccgactcccgaacccaagatttggttgcgagacctggtcttttcctttcctcttttcaggtttacttcgagcatttcctttccctcctttgggataaacaacgcacggtggcgactcttctgtcattttttttttcgccggttgttttttcgcacactgtatttttcaggttgcgacagctggcgactctgctggggacccggtttccctaagcgagtccctcctagcttttgtagtttgtttgtttattgggtgttcatgcttttgtacagttatttatttacctgctttaccttattgcattgtgtacatatcattgttgtatctgttggctggctatggctgcttggtgatctttgtgagatgagttctatacccgaactctagtgcacttaggataggagaatggcatagtcttgtcgacttgtgtggagttattccttagcaagttgacttgcaagcccattcacttggtggaggtcatgttgagatcaataatgtcacacaagtaagttgtggttagacattactttttccaatatagaccttagaagacgaggaccttagtttaccaaacccatcttggcctattcgtaggacgtagtgcgaaagtcgttcaagtgtaagatttgatacgattgttacgcgatactacactcataagagtctctcttgagaatttttttggaatacgagtagtcgttcctccgataatatccgaaagatgggattatgactatgggaaccttttgtagaacatgtttggcaggtttaaaccttagtacactcc includes these proteins:
- the LOC127122152 gene encoding flocculation protein FLO11-like, producing MKRMREPSEKSKKAKLGETFGSRPPVPLADSPSKSIPLSRSVKLKPIASSLPQTTPIYTSYETPPSTTRTSKPPPPTLKFNLATTIVPVSEAEMLNETTSPSSSSSPQSPPYYVFSSDNEPSDPQYPTLAQFHARALASQQPSQTIPEPEVTSLPPEQQNPTTSEQPQTPPPAQQPNPPPEQPIHSPSEP